From a single Centropristis striata isolate RG_2023a ecotype Rhode Island chromosome 14, C.striata_1.0, whole genome shotgun sequence genomic region:
- the renbp gene encoding N-acylglucosamine 2-epimerase, producing MSVAKLEEFRERIHKELDNTVDFWLKYSHDTLHGGFFTCIGRDGKVYDELKYVWLQGRQVWMYCRLYRTMDRFRKPEILEAAKAGGAFLRKFARVSSGSSGQKKCAFCLTRDGKAVKIQRTVFSECFYIMAMDELSRVTGDKDMQLEAEQMMEQLIYWVRVDSSGLGRPQLPGDVPTNSMAVPMMLLCLVQQLTEGRGQEVVQKYKELSTWCVQQILQHIQRDGTAILENVSLEGTELPGCQGRLQNPGHALEAGWFLLQVSAEQGDKELQRTAINKFVELPYQYGWDKQHGGLFYFMDVDGHCPTQLEWSMKLWWPHCEALIAFLMAYSQTKEPELLERFTEVYEYTFNHFPDAKSSEWFGYLTQEGKVALDFKGGPFKGFFHVPRCLYMCERILDDLLAKKD from the exons ATGTCTGTGGCGAAGCTGGAGGAGTTTCGCGAACGGATTCATAAAGAACTGGACAACACAGTGGATTTCTGGCTCAAATATTCTCATGACACTCTACATGG AGGCTTCTTCACTTGTATTGGGAGGGATGGGAAGGTTTATGATGAGCTGAAGTACGTCTGGCTGCAGGGCAGACAG gTATGGATGTATTGCCGCCTGTATCGTACTATGGATCGCTTCCGCAAGCCTGAAATCCTCGAAGCAGCAAAAGCAG GAGGAGCGTTCCTGAGAAAGTTCGCTCGTGTCTCCAGCGGCAGCAGTGGACAGAAGAAGTGTGCCTTCTGCTTAACAAGAGatggtaaagcagtgaaaatccAGAGGACTGTATTCAGCGAGTGTTTCTACATCATGGCCATGGACGAACTGAGCAGGGTCACTGGTGACAAGGACATGCag CTGGAGGCGGAACAGATGATGGAGCAGTTGATCTACTGGGTTCGGGTGGACTCATCAGGCCTGGGCCGGCCCCAGCTTCCTGGAGACGTTCCCACCAATAGCATGGCAGTTCCCATGATGCTGTTGTGTCTGGTGCAACAGCTAACTGAAGGCCGGGGTCAGGAGGTCGTTCAGAAGTACAAAGAGCTGAGCACCTGGTGTGTACAGCAGATTCTTCAACATATCCAG AGAGATGGCACAGCTATTCTGGAGAACGTGTCACTGGAGGGAACAGAGCTGCCTGGTTGCCAGGGCCGACTGCAGAACCCAG GCCATGCTCTGGAAGCAGGCTGGTTCCTGCTTCAGGTCAGTGCAGAGCAGGGGGACAAGGAGCTCCAGAGGACTGCCATCAACAAGTTTGTGGAGCTCCCTTATCAGTACGGCTGGGATAAACAACATGGTGGTCTCTTCTACTTTATGGATGTGGATGGTCACTGCCCCACACAG TTGGAGTGGAGTATGAAGCTGTGGTGGCCCCACTGTGAGGCTCTCATCGCCTTTCTGATGGCCTACAGTCAAACCAAGGAGCCAGAGCTGCTGGAGAGATTCACTGAAGTTTATGAATACACCTTTAACCAT TTCCCAGATGCTAAGAGCAGCGAGTGGTTTGGCTATTTAACACAAGAAGGGAAAGTGGCACTGGATTTTAAAGGAGGCCCGTTTAAAG GGTTCTTCCACGTGCCTCGCTGCCTGTACATGTGTGAGCGTATTCTGGATGATCTGCTGGCAAAAAAGGACTGA